A single genomic interval of Alistipes provencensis harbors:
- a CDS encoding YciI family protein yields the protein MFIVRLTYKKPLAEVERHLAAHREYLDRHYADGAFLCSGPQNPRSGGIILCRAADRAAVEALTCDDPFRIHGVADYEIVEFSPTKYLPGFEAFL from the coding sequence ATGTTCATCGTCCGACTCACCTACAAGAAGCCGCTTGCCGAGGTGGAGCGGCACCTCGCGGCGCATCGTGAATACCTCGACCGGCACTATGCCGACGGGGCGTTCCTCTGCTCGGGGCCGCAGAATCCCCGCTCGGGAGGCATCATCCTCTGCCGTGCTGCGGACCGCGCGGCCGTCGAGGCCCTGACGTGCGACGATCCGTTCCGCATCCACGGCGTCGCCGACTACGAGATCGTCGAATTTTCGCCGACGAAATACCTGCCCGGATTCGAGGCGTTTCTGTAA